Below is a genomic region from Macaca fascicularis isolate 582-1 chromosome 18, T2T-MFA8v1.1.
TTAGTGAGGTCTGAGCTTTGACTAAAAGTTTTATCACACTGATTACATGcatatggtttctctccagtgtgtaTTCTTTGATGCTTAACAAGATCTGAACGGCGACTAAAGCTTTTAGTACAATCACTACACggataaggtttctctccagtgtggattCTCTGATGAAGAATAAGGTTGGAGCTCTGACTAAAGGTTTTCCCACATTCAtcacattcatagggtttctcacctGTATGAATTCTGTGATGTTTAACAAGATCCGATCTTCGACTAAACATTTTATTGCACTGATTACATGggtaaggcttctctccagtgtgaattcgtTGATGATTAATAAGATCTGAAAGCCTACTGAAGGTTTTGCTACATTGATCACAAggatagggtttctctccagtatgaatccTCTGATGTAAAATAAGGACTGAGCTCTGAttaaaagctttcccacattcattacatttatagggtttctctccagtgtggatCCTTCGATGTTTAATAAGGTCTGAATTCTGACTGAAACTTTTGCTACACTGATTACATGGATATGGTTTCTCCCCAGTGTGGATTCTCTGATGCAGAATAAGATCTGAGCTCtgactgaaggctttcccacacacATCACATTTATATGGTTTTTCCCCAGTGTGAATTCTTTGATGTTTTATCACATCAGAACTCTGACTAAAATGTTTGTTACACTGGTTACAAGtataaggcttctctccagtatggatTCTCTGATGTTTAACCAGATCTGAGCGCTGGCTAAAACTTTTACTACAGTGACTGCACTgatagggtttttctcctgtaTGGATTCTCTGATGTATAATAAGATCTGAGCTCtgactgaaggctttcccacactcaTCACATTTATAAGGTTTTTCACCAGTGTGGACTCTTTGGTGTTTAATAAGGTCTGAGCTCCGACTGAAACTTTTAATACACCAATTACAAGAATAGGGTTTCTccccagtatgaattctttgatgCAGAACCAGGGCTGAGCTCACACTAAAGGCCTTTTCACACTTATcacattcataaggtttctcaCAACGGGTTCTTCGATGCCTAAAAAGGCTTGTACTCCAAACAAAGCTTTGCCCATATTTGTCACAGTTATGAGGTCTCCTTTTAAAGACGTTCtgatctttttcatttaatttatccCCAAATTCACAGAATTCTCTGCCTTCAGAATCCTGGAGAACATTCTCTCTGAGACTGCTAGACTCTTCTGTCAATGGTTCAGTTTTTGCTGTAATTCCCTCCTCTGAAGCTGGCTTTCCAATCTTGGTCTTGTTCTCACCATCTGGAACAATAAACAAAATCCAAATGGAATGCGTTCTGTATATTGTAAGAAAGTTTCAGGTGACACAGATTAGTATTTGCCCATAAAATGTGATCTCAGTGTGAGTATTCCAAAAAATGAACATTACCCTCTGAGGAAACCTAGAAAGATTCAATAAGTAAGGGATCACATTAATCATTTATAGAAGTGATGTACCAGATATGCTCTGTATGTTTGTCACAGGAGATCTAGGAATTCTGAAGCCTAATTAGTGATTAGTAAATTGTGACTAAATCCTAGAATGAATAcataagtattttattaacatatataaGGCAAGCAGGGTGaatctcaaaaaagataaaaaagttgGTTGGGCTTTATCTAGTACTACCCAGCGATTTGGGCTAAAAGTATGGtattaacaaaaaagagaaaaagaaaaacaaggaaaagaaaatgcttcaaTTACTTTGTTTGTATCTTCTTTATCAATTTTTAGAAAT
It encodes:
- the LOC101926696 gene encoding uncharacterized protein — protein: MEIQFNYESQEHHLLSDGENKTKIGKPASEEGITAKTEPLTEESSSLRENVLQDSEGREFCEFGDKLNEKDQNVFKRRPHNCDKYGQSFVWSTSLFRHRRTRCEKPYECDKCEKAFSVSSALVLHQRIHTGEKPYSCNWCIKSFSRSSDLIKHQRVHTGEKPYKCDECGKAFSQSSDLIIHQRIHTGEKPYQCSHCSKSFSQRSDLVKHQRIHTGEKPYTCNQCNKHFSQSSDVIKHQRIHTGEKPYKCDVCGKAFSQSSDLILHQRIHTGEKPYPCNQCSKSFSQNSDLIKHRRIHTGEKPYKCNECGKAFNQSSVLILHQRIHTGEKPYPCDQCSKTFSRLSDLINHQRIHTGEKPYPCNQCNKMFSRRSDLVKHHRIHTGEKPYECDECGKTFSQSSNLILHQRIHTGEKPYPCSDCTKSFSRRSDLVKHQRIHTGEKPYACNQCDKTFSQSSDLTKHQRVHSGEKPYHCNSCKKAFSQSSDLILHQRIHTGEKSYPCTQCSESFIQNSDLIKHQRIHTGEKPYKCSECRKAFSQCSALTVHQRIHTGEKPNPCDECGKSFSRRSDLINHQKIHTGEKPYKCEARGKAFSTCTDLIEHQKIHAGEKPYQCVQCSRSFSQLSELTIHEEVHCGEDS